The Leopardus geoffroyi isolate Oge1 chromosome D3, O.geoffroyi_Oge1_pat1.0, whole genome shotgun sequence region GGTTCCCACGACCGAGGGGCAGCAGGACCTCAGAAGGGAAGAGAACCCAGCTCCCCGAGGGAGGGCTCCGATGCACAGGTAGAGCTAGGCCAGGTGTGCTCTTCTCCCAGGTCCGTCCCGCCTCCTCCCTGCCAGCCTCCAAGCCCCTATTACCTGTTCATCTTGTCTCTATCATCCACGCCATTTTCCCCCCCAAACAGAATCTGCTGCACTTTCGCTACGTTGCCCACGCAGGCAGCCTTGTGGATCTTTCCGAGATCTCTGTCTCGGACGTGGTAACCCAACAGCAAGTTGTCAGTTCTATTATTCTCCTGCCCAacgcccctgccctgcctctgcaAGCCAGAAGCGGAGCCCAAGGGCCACAGGCCTTTCTCCCTCCCGGACCCCCAAACCCTCTTCATTGCGAAGCCTGCGGGCTCCACAGAGACTTCACCCCGCCCTCCCTTTCCACTACCTCCCGAGCCCAACACTAGCGCCGGAGATAGGCCAAACCCGCCTGGCCACAACACCCCAGCAGTGAGGATCCGCGTTTGGGTAGCTGCCACTTCTCAGTAACCGGCGGCAAGCAATACGGCCAAACACAAGCGCGCTTGCGCACTTCAGAAGAGGCAATCACTGCGCATGCGCACAGAGGCCTAACTGTCAACGGTACCCACAGCTcccacgcgcccccccccccccacgcccagcGCGGCGCAGcgaatggaggggagggggctccggtggggggtggggcgggggcccAAGCCGCGGAACCCAGCGGGAGCCAGCACCTCTGCTCGCCACGCTCCGGTGTCGCCTCGGCACCCTTCTCGCCCCACGCGCGCCTCCGGGGGGCCCCTCCCCCGCGCCGCAGCCCTGGGTGCAGCCAGGCGGCCGTGCCTGGACCGCgggaaggggtggaggtgggggcgtGAGGCGGGGATAGGGACCGGGCCCGGCGACGCCCGCGAAGACTGGAGTCCGCTGCAGCCGCCACCGGATCCCGGGATGGGGCGAGAGGCTGCGCCGGAAGCCAGCATCTCCCAGCCTGGGGCTCGTGGGCCGCGGAGCCaacgccgccgccgcctccgctgCTGGAGGCAGCGGCTGGAGATGGGTGAGTTGACCCTGGCGTCCCGGGGGACCCGCACTGCAGCCCCTCTATCCACGCACTCCTGGCCCTGCGCCTCCATCTCCGTGCTCCCGGcacaacccccaccccacgcTGTCAGGGCTCCCacagccctctccctccctgagaGTGACCCCAGGTGCCAGAGCgggagccccaggccctggggttGGGCGCTTCGAgacagggaggtgggggcgggatGCCAGGAAGACTACTCGGCTCCGACGCGCCCCCACCCAGGCCCAGCGCAGTGCAGCGAACGGAGGGGAGGGTGctccagtgggggtggggggggtgggggggtgcccaAGCGGCGGAACCCAGCGAGAGCCAGCACCTCTGCTCGCCGTGCTCGGGTCTTGCCTGGGCACCCTTCTCGCCCCACGCTCGCCTCCCAGGGGGCCCCTTCCCCACGCCGCGTCC contains the following coding sequences:
- the LOC123588118 gene encoding translation initiation factor IF-2-like yields the protein MEGRGLRWGVGRGPKPRNPAGASTSARHAPVSPRHPSRPTRASGGPLPRAAALGAARRPCLDRGKGWRWGREAGIGTGPGDAREDWSPLQPPPDPGMGREAAPEASISQPGARGPRSQRRRRLRCWRQRLEMGELTLASRGTRTAAPLSTHSWPCASISVLPAQPPPHAVRAPTALSLPESDPRCQSGSPRPWGWALRDREVGAGCQEDYSAPTRPHPGPAQCSERRGGCSSGGGGGGGVPKRRNPARASTSARRARVLPGHPSRPTLASQGAPSPRRVPGCSQAAVPGPREGVEVGACGGNRGRPGAATPAMPGASLSRRQRLRWGKRRWRTPASLCRGPWGLRSRRRHRPRRFCLRC